The nucleotide sequence TGTTACATTCTATTTTTTGCCCTTCACTCCCGCATCAACCCATGAAACAAGTTCAGGGCAAGGTTTGGGGCAGGCTTTAATCCTCTCCCCTTAGGGGAGAGGGAAGGGTGAGGGGGTAGAAATGCACTAAAATTAAATACATTTTCATTAATATAATCCCTTCCTTCATTTTTATATGCAATTTGTTTAATTTTTTAGCATGATTAAATAAAAAAAGCAAGGAAACTTTTGATCTTCAAAGGATTGCTTTGGTTTGAAATCTTCCTTTTCAATCAATATTTTTTTTCTCTTTTCTCTTCACTCTTTACACCCTTTACTCTTCACAGCTCATATCTTTGTTTTAATGGAATCTCTTCGCTAAAAAAAATTCCATATAGAATCGGAGATAAAATTTTTCGTTTCAATCCTTGTTTTAATGGAATCTCTTCGCTAACCTTTTATATGCTCTTGGGTATGGGCTGCGGCCAACCCAACAGGGTCGATGCGCTGAAAAAATTGGCTGTCCCAAAAGTTAAAGAGAATCTTGATTTAGTGTACGAAAAGGAAAAACCTAAAAATGGAGAAAGAGGAATTCTTTGAAAAAGTTTTATCAGAATGTGTCCTGGTTTCTGACGCATTCTTCCCGTTCCCTGACGCTGTAGAAGAGGCAGGGAAAGCAGGGATAAAATATATTGTCCAACCAGGTGGGTCGATAAAAGACAAAGAAGTCATAGAGGCAGCAAACAAATTTGGGATTTCCATGGCATTCACTGGTATAAGGATCTTCAGGCATTAGTGATTAAAAAGTCCGCATAAAAGATGTTAAGTGAAATGTCCAAGCCCGCCTTTGATAAAGGGCAGGGATTGAGCGAGCATAAAGCACCATTTGAGGCCTTGGTTCACATCCTTGATGGCGAGGCAGAAATTGTCATCTCTAAAAAGCATTTTCGCCTGAAGAAAGGTGAAATTGTTGTAATCCCTGCCAACAAGCCATATGTTTTAAAAGCAGTAAAAAAATTCAAGATGATTTTGACAATGATAAGATCTTGATGTGAAGATCGTTATTTGATTAACC is from Acidobacteriota bacterium and encodes:
- a CDS encoding cupin domain-containing protein, with protein sequence MSKPAFDKGQGLSEHKAPFEALVHILDGEAEIVISKKHFRLKKGEIVVIPANKPYVLKAVKKFKMILTMIRS